One stretch of Lacimicrobium alkaliphilum DNA includes these proteins:
- a CDS encoding nucleoside hydrolase → MTKKIIIDTDPGVDDALAIMLAFNSPELNVIGLTTVFGNVAVERSTANALILSEFASYPVPVYQGQGTPMQRDTPNYPDFVHGADGFGNIDWPASDKQAESQNAVDFIIQQVRANPGQISLVALGPLTNLGKALEQAPDIAGLVEEVVIMGGAVHTSGNVSPVAEANIIGDPHAADKVMTARWPLVMVGLDVTSQVLLSKEHTAAIAEANPRQGELLYRACDFYIDYYRDELGIPGCMVHDPSTIAYLIDSSLFEILSGPIRVATDGLAMGQTIFAPAGRRYPYPGWENKPNQQVCFKVDKQRVLDLLIDRLSHPPSLD, encoded by the coding sequence ATGACTAAAAAAATCATCATCGATACCGATCCGGGCGTGGATGACGCGCTGGCGATTATGCTGGCCTTTAATTCACCGGAATTGAACGTCATCGGACTCACCACCGTATTTGGCAATGTCGCCGTTGAGCGCTCCACTGCCAATGCCCTGATCCTGTCTGAGTTTGCCAGTTATCCTGTACCTGTTTATCAGGGCCAGGGTACGCCCATGCAACGGGACACACCCAACTATCCTGATTTTGTTCATGGTGCAGACGGTTTCGGTAATATTGACTGGCCGGCCTCTGATAAGCAGGCTGAATCACAGAACGCAGTTGATTTTATTATTCAGCAGGTCCGCGCCAATCCCGGCCAGATCTCCCTGGTGGCCCTGGGTCCCCTGACCAATCTGGGCAAAGCGCTGGAGCAGGCCCCTGATATTGCCGGACTGGTTGAAGAAGTGGTGATTATGGGCGGAGCTGTGCATACCTCTGGCAACGTCTCACCTGTAGCCGAAGCCAATATCATCGGCGACCCCCACGCAGCAGACAAGGTGATGACCGCGCGCTGGCCACTGGTAATGGTAGGGCTGGATGTCACCAGTCAGGTCTTATTGAGTAAGGAACATACCGCCGCCATTGCCGAAGCCAATCCCAGACAGGGTGAATTATTATATCGGGCCTGCGATTTCTATATTGATTATTATCGGGATGAACTGGGCATACCGGGCTGCATGGTTCATGATCCTTCTACCATCGCCTATCTTATCGACTCCAGTTTATTCGAGATACTTTCAGGCCCCATCAGAGTAGCCACCGACGGTCTGGCAATGGGGCAGACCATCTTCGCTCCGGCCGGGCGGCGTTACCCGTACCCGGGCTGGGAAAATAAACCCAACCAACAAGTCTGCTTCAAAGTGGATAAACAACGGGTACTGGATCTGCTTATCGATCGCCTCAGCCACCCACCGAGTCTGGATTAA
- a CDS encoding ribokinase — protein MTIFNLGSINWDHCYQVSHFVRPGETLSAKSYNLNLGGKGANQSVAASKAGASIKHIGAVAKGDAAIEVLQQLGVDTSGIEQQTERVTGHAIIQIDSDAENAIVLHSGANGALNWQWVQQQLSQGQPGDWLLMQNETNLLEQSARFARQQGMQVAFNPAPMDKAITLKLLPQLDLLIVNQVELQDLSEENELEAAIETIQRQSSVNLLITLGSQGALYVSADQRQQVKAFRVDATDTTAAGDTFIGYFLARRCVSDNLGEALQQASAAAALCVTKAGAIASIPDAEQVRTFLETHSS, from the coding sequence ATGACAATTTTTAATCTCGGTTCCATAAACTGGGACCATTGCTATCAGGTTTCGCATTTTGTGCGACCCGGTGAGACGCTGAGCGCAAAGAGCTACAATCTCAATCTCGGCGGTAAGGGTGCCAATCAGTCGGTCGCCGCCAGCAAGGCCGGGGCCAGTATTAAACATATCGGTGCCGTGGCCAAAGGGGACGCTGCCATTGAGGTATTACAACAACTGGGCGTGGATACCTCTGGTATTGAACAGCAGACGGAGCGGGTCACAGGCCATGCCATTATTCAGATTGACAGTGACGCCGAGAACGCCATCGTACTGCACTCCGGTGCCAATGGTGCGCTGAACTGGCAATGGGTACAGCAGCAACTCAGTCAGGGCCAACCAGGTGACTGGTTACTGATGCAGAATGAGACTAACCTGCTGGAACAAAGTGCCCGCTTTGCCCGTCAACAGGGTATGCAGGTGGCTTTTAATCCAGCACCTATGGACAAAGCCATCACACTGAAACTGTTGCCACAACTGGATTTGTTGATCGTTAATCAGGTCGAGCTGCAGGATCTCAGCGAGGAGAACGAGCTGGAGGCGGCAATAGAAACGATTCAGCGCCAGTCATCAGTCAATCTGCTGATTACTTTGGGTAGTCAGGGCGCACTCTATGTATCTGCCGACCAACGACAACAGGTCAAGGCGTTCAGAGTGGATGCCACAGATACCACCGCCGCCGGCGATACCTTTATCGGCTATTTTCTGGCAAGGCGTTGTGTCAGCGACAATCTCGGTGAAGCATTGCAGCAAGCCAGTGCGGCGGCCGCGTTGTGTGTCACCAAAGCAGGAGCTATTGCATCCATACCAGATGCAGAGCAGGTAAGGACTTTTTTGGAAACCCATTCATCATGA
- a CDS encoding NAD-dependent succinate-semialdehyde dehydrogenase, whose amino-acid sequence MLGLSDKALVRTGAFIDGQWCDSDESFAVTNPANGDTLVLVANHGAGGAEKAVAAAHKAFKAWAAKSAGERASLMRKWYELMMQHQDDLGRLLTLEQGKPLAEAKGEVAYGASYIEWFAEEAKRVYGDTIPAPSSDKRVLVIKQPVGVVSAVTPWNFPNAMIARKAAAALAAGCTFVVKPAAETPLSALAMAELAQRAGIPDGVLNVITGKDSKAIGKVLTEDPRVRKFTFTGSTQVGKVLISQCASTVKKVSMELGGNAPFIVFDDADLDAAVKGLLASKFRNAGQTCVCANRIFVHQKVYQTFSEKLIAAVADLKIGDGLEQGTTIGPLISSDALEKVQGLISDSVSQGAKVVAGGEAVDKDSLFFKPTVMTGVTNQMPVASEEIFGPVVPLIAFDDEQQVIDMANDTDFGLAAYFYARDMGRVWRVAEGLEYGMVGINEGAISNPAAPFGGVKQSGNGREGSRYGLDDYLECKYLCMGGI is encoded by the coding sequence ATGTTGGGACTTAGCGACAAAGCGCTGGTCAGAACCGGTGCGTTTATTGATGGCCAATGGTGCGACAGTGATGAAAGCTTTGCCGTCACCAATCCGGCCAATGGCGATACCCTGGTGCTGGTGGCCAATCACGGCGCCGGGGGAGCAGAGAAGGCTGTGGCTGCGGCACATAAGGCGTTTAAGGCCTGGGCGGCAAAAAGCGCAGGTGAGCGTGCCAGCCTGATGCGTAAATGGTACGAACTGATGATGCAGCATCAGGATGATCTTGGGCGTCTGTTGACCCTCGAGCAGGGTAAACCGCTGGCCGAGGCAAAAGGTGAAGTGGCTTATGGTGCCTCCTATATTGAATGGTTCGCAGAGGAAGCTAAGCGTGTTTATGGCGATACCATCCCTGCGCCCTCGTCGGATAAACGTGTACTGGTGATCAAGCAGCCTGTTGGCGTGGTATCCGCAGTGACACCCTGGAATTTTCCTAATGCCATGATCGCCCGTAAGGCCGCCGCAGCCTTAGCCGCAGGTTGTACTTTTGTGGTTAAGCCGGCGGCGGAAACACCGCTTTCGGCGCTGGCGATGGCGGAGCTCGCGCAGCGGGCGGGGATCCCGGACGGGGTGCTGAATGTGATCACAGGTAAAGATTCCAAAGCCATAGGTAAGGTGCTGACCGAAGATCCGCGGGTCAGAAAGTTTACCTTTACCGGTTCCACCCAGGTGGGCAAAGTACTGATATCCCAGTGCGCGAGCACGGTTAAAAAGGTATCGATGGAGCTCGGCGGTAATGCGCCTTTTATTGTTTTTGATGATGCCGATCTGGATGCGGCGGTGAAGGGGCTGCTGGCGTCTAAATTCCGCAATGCGGGTCAGACCTGTGTCTGTGCTAACCGGATTTTTGTGCACCAGAAGGTATATCAGACTTTCAGCGAAAAACTTATCGCTGCGGTGGCAGACCTTAAAATCGGCGATGGCCTCGAGCAGGGCACCACTATCGGGCCTTTGATCTCCAGTGATGCGCTGGAAAAGGTTCAGGGTCTGATTTCTGACTCCGTGTCCCAGGGCGCCAAAGTGGTGGCCGGTGGTGAAGCCGTCGATAAAGACTCATTATTCTTTAAACCAACCGTGATGACAGGTGTTACCAACCAGATGCCGGTGGCCAGCGAAGAGATCTTTGGCCCTGTGGTGCCATTGATCGCCTTTGATGATGAGCAGCAGGTGATTGATATGGCCAATGATACTGACTTTGGTCTGGCTGCCTATTTCTATGCCCGGGATATGGGACGTGTCTGGCGGGTGGCCGAAGGGCTTGAATACGGCATGGTCGGCATTAATGAAGGGGCGATTTCGAACCCGGCGGCACCTTTTGGTGGGGTTAAGCAGTCGGGTAACGGACGTGAAGGTTCCAGATATGGTCTGGATGATTATTTAGAGTGCAAATATTTGTGCATGGGAGGAATCTGA
- the gabT gene encoding 4-aminobutyrate--2-oxoglutarate transaminase produces the protein MSTNAELQSRKQQAIARGQGNVYPVYVSHARNAEVWDVEGNRYIDMGTGIAVCNTGHAHPKVVAAITEQVQKFSHTCVMVNPYPQAVELAEKLNKLVPGPTQKKSVFVSTGAEAVENAIKIARAHTGRRGVIAFNGGFHGRTNMAMALTGKITPYKYQFGPFPADIFHVPFPNSLHGVSVEDALKALQNLFKVDIAPQDVAAIIIEPIQGEGGFYHAPPELLQALRHLCDEQGIVLIMDEIQTGFARTGKFFCSEYADVEADIMTVAKGIAGGFPIAAVVGKAEVMDAPLPGGLGGTYGGSPVGCAAALAVLEVIEQEQLCQRALAIGEQVQAALEKIRGKHPQVIAEVRIKGAMIAIELMHDGDPNQPNTALTQALIASAAEQGLILLSCGFYANVIRLLPALTIEDKVLQEALEKLAELFDRLA, from the coding sequence GTGAGTACCAATGCAGAGTTGCAAAGTCGTAAGCAACAGGCCATAGCCCGGGGCCAGGGTAATGTGTATCCGGTTTATGTGTCACACGCCCGCAACGCCGAAGTCTGGGATGTAGAAGGTAACCGCTATATCGATATGGGTACGGGTATCGCTGTGTGTAATACCGGTCATGCCCATCCGAAAGTGGTGGCGGCCATCACTGAGCAAGTGCAAAAGTTTTCACATACCTGTGTGATGGTCAATCCCTATCCGCAGGCGGTGGAGCTGGCAGAGAAGCTGAATAAACTGGTGCCAGGCCCGACACAGAAGAAGTCGGTATTTGTCAGCACCGGTGCTGAAGCAGTGGAAAACGCGATTAAAATTGCCCGGGCGCATACCGGGCGTCGTGGTGTGATTGCCTTTAATGGTGGTTTTCATGGCCGCACTAATATGGCCATGGCGCTGACGGGTAAAATTACTCCCTACAAATATCAGTTTGGGCCGTTTCCGGCAGATATTTTTCATGTACCTTTTCCAAATAGTCTGCATGGGGTGTCGGTAGAAGACGCACTCAAGGCATTGCAAAATCTGTTTAAAGTGGACATTGCGCCGCAGGATGTGGCGGCGATTATTATTGAGCCGATTCAGGGCGAAGGTGGTTTTTATCACGCGCCGCCAGAGTTGTTGCAGGCCCTTCGTCACCTCTGTGACGAACAGGGTATCGTGCTGATTATGGATGAGATCCAGACCGGCTTTGCCCGTACCGGCAAGTTCTTCTGTAGCGAATATGCCGATGTGGAAGCAGATATTATGACGGTGGCCAAGGGCATCGCCGGTGGTTTTCCGATTGCCGCTGTGGTGGGCAAAGCTGAAGTGATGGATGCGCCACTGCCTGGCGGTTTAGGGGGTACCTATGGTGGTTCGCCGGTAGGCTGTGCCGCAGCGCTGGCGGTGCTGGAGGTGATTGAGCAGGAACAGCTGTGTCAAAGGGCGCTGGCCATTGGCGAACAGGTGCAGGCAGCGCTGGAAAAAATCCGTGGCAAACACCCACAGGTGATCGCCGAGGTGCGTATTAAAGGGGCGATGATCGCCATTGAGCTGATGCACGACGGTGATCCGAATCAGCCGAATACTGCCCTCACCCAGGCATTGATTGCCAGTGCTGCAGAGCAGGGTCTGATCCTGCTTTCCTGTGGTTTCTATGCCAATGTTATCCGTTTGCTGCCAGCCCTTACCATAGAGGATAAGGTGCTGCAGGAAGCACTGGAGAAACTGGCAGAGCTGTTTGACCGGCTGGCCTGA
- a CDS encoding flavin prenyltransferase UbiX, producing MAFRKQITLAITGASGAPYALRLLEILVKAEYQVFVLISSAARVVLATEQDIKLPARPDECAGWLGKRFAAKSEQIRVFGKDEWFSPVASGSAAPKQMVVCPCSTGTLSAIACGASDNLIERAADVVLKEKGQLILVPREMPLSSLHLENMLKLSNLGVTIMPASPGFYHQPQRIDDLIDFVVARVLDHLGIEQQLMQRWGYDNRQ from the coding sequence ATGGCGTTTAGAAAACAAATTACTCTGGCTATCACCGGCGCTTCAGGCGCCCCCTATGCGCTTCGCCTGCTTGAGATACTGGTAAAAGCAGAGTATCAGGTGTTTGTGCTGATATCCTCAGCCGCCAGGGTCGTGCTGGCCACCGAGCAGGATATTAAATTGCCGGCCCGCCCCGATGAGTGCGCTGGCTGGCTGGGTAAACGCTTTGCTGCAAAATCCGAGCAGATTCGGGTTTTTGGTAAAGACGAGTGGTTTTCACCGGTAGCCTCAGGTTCGGCGGCCCCAAAACAAATGGTCGTCTGCCCCTGTTCCACAGGCACCTTATCGGCCATCGCCTGCGGCGCCAGCGACAACCTGATAGAGCGGGCAGCCGATGTGGTGCTCAAAGAAAAGGGTCAGTTAATTCTGGTACCCAGAGAAATGCCGCTTTCCAGCCTGCACCTTGAGAATATGCTCAAACTCTCCAACCTTGGCGTCACCATTATGCCGGCCAGCCCGGGATTTTATCACCAGCCACAGCGTATCGACGATTTGATAGATTTTGTGGTGGCAAGGGTGCTGGATCACCTGGGCATAGAACAGCAACTGATGCAGCGCTGGGGATATGATAATCGTCAGTAG
- the mpl gene encoding UDP-N-acetylmuramate:L-alanyl-gamma-D-glutamyl-meso-diaminopimelate ligase, which produces MHIHILGICGTFMGGIAALAKAMGHQVTGSDANVYPPMSTQLQQLGITLTEGFDPKQLKPEPDLVVIGNALSRGNPAVEYVLERNLAYTSGPQWLLDNLLKDRWVLAVAGTHGKTTTASMLAWILESAGLEPGFLIGGIPQNFNLSARLGASPFFVIEADEYDSAFFDKRSKFVHYRPRTLVLNNLEFDHADIFADLGAIQTQFHHLLRMVPGNGRIISPADDENLEQVLEMGCWTETEKTGQQWRIDNGAADGSSFDILLNDEIQGRVSWSLMGKYNQHNALMAIAAARHAGVWPADAIAALGEFKNVQRRMQLKAVVADIRIYDDFAHHPTAIAATVQGLRDKVGKDRILAVLEPRSNTMKQGVHKDSLATSWQQADLVYMFEPDGLNWSVDELKQSSVVPLSCYKTLSTLIEALVTQAQRGDHILIMSNGGFGGIHQKLQQALENNHGV; this is translated from the coding sequence ATGCATATTCATATTCTTGGCATTTGTGGCACCTTTATGGGTGGCATTGCGGCACTGGCCAAAGCCATGGGGCATCAGGTTACCGGCAGCGATGCTAATGTTTATCCCCCTATGAGCACCCAATTGCAGCAACTGGGGATCACCCTGACCGAGGGCTTCGATCCAAAGCAGTTAAAACCCGAACCGGACCTGGTGGTCATCGGCAACGCCTTAAGTCGCGGCAATCCTGCTGTTGAGTACGTATTGGAGCGTAACCTTGCTTATACCAGCGGGCCACAATGGTTACTGGATAATCTGCTTAAGGATCGCTGGGTGCTGGCAGTGGCTGGCACGCATGGCAAGACCACCACAGCCAGTATGCTGGCCTGGATCCTTGAATCGGCTGGCCTTGAACCCGGCTTTCTGATTGGCGGCATTCCTCAGAACTTTAATCTGTCCGCCCGACTCGGCGCATCACCTTTTTTTGTCATCGAAGCCGATGAATATGACAGCGCCTTTTTCGACAAACGTTCTAAGTTTGTCCATTACAGACCAAGAACGTTAGTTCTTAATAACCTTGAATTTGATCACGCAGACATTTTTGCTGATCTGGGAGCAATTCAGACCCAGTTTCACCACTTGCTGAGAATGGTGCCCGGTAATGGCCGCATTATCAGCCCTGCCGATGATGAGAATCTCGAACAGGTACTGGAAATGGGCTGCTGGACAGAGACCGAAAAAACCGGTCAGCAGTGGAGAATCGATAACGGCGCTGCCGATGGCAGCAGCTTCGATATCCTGCTTAATGATGAGATTCAGGGTCGTGTCAGTTGGTCGTTGATGGGTAAATACAATCAGCACAACGCCTTAATGGCGATAGCCGCCGCCCGCCACGCAGGCGTCTGGCCTGCCGATGCCATTGCCGCTCTGGGCGAGTTTAAAAATGTACAACGACGTATGCAGCTCAAAGCTGTGGTGGCTGATATCCGTATCTATGATGATTTTGCCCACCATCCCACGGCAATTGCTGCAACGGTGCAGGGCTTGCGTGATAAGGTCGGTAAAGATCGCATACTGGCGGTATTAGAGCCGCGTTCAAATACCATGAAGCAGGGCGTACACAAGGACAGCCTGGCAACAAGCTGGCAGCAGGCTGATCTGGTGTATATGTTTGAACCCGATGGATTAAACTGGTCTGTGGATGAACTTAAACAATCGAGTGTCGTGCCTTTATCCTGTTACAAAACCCTTAGCACGCTGATCGAAGCGCTGGTCACACAGGCACAACGCGGTGATCATATACTGATAATGAGCAATGGCGGATTTGGCGGTATTCATCAGAAACTGCAACAGGCTCTGGAGAACAACCATGGCGTTTAG
- a CDS encoding class 1 fructose-bisphosphatase: MKRLNTQLQEDDCPLELILLIRTLLAACKEISFRVSQGALAGVLGSTLSDNVQGERQKKLDVISNQILKDILSESGYVKAVSSEEEDKVIGCTNDGKYLISFDPLDGSSNTDINSLIGTIFSVMHAPQWMEPDDPSAFLQPGTQQVAAGYVLYGPSTMLAMTTGRGTHLYTLDKTHGGFLLTRERVQVPRETQEFAINTSNQRHWEPCMQKYMADLLAGDQGPRGKNYNMRWVAAMVGDIHRVLCRGGIFAYPWDNREPEKAGKLRLMYEANPMAFLMEQAGGGASTGKMRILEVMPEDIHQRVPVILGSADEVEACLEYFKGN; encoded by the coding sequence ATGAAACGACTTAATACACAATTACAGGAAGACGATTGTCCTCTGGAGTTGATTCTTCTTATTCGCACACTGCTGGCAGCCTGCAAGGAAATCTCGTTCCGGGTCAGTCAGGGAGCGCTGGCCGGTGTGCTGGGCTCAACCCTGAGTGACAATGTTCAGGGTGAAAGGCAGAAAAAGCTGGATGTCATCTCCAATCAGATCCTCAAGGACATTCTCAGTGAGTCAGGCTATGTCAAAGCCGTGTCTTCTGAAGAAGAAGATAAGGTCATAGGTTGTACCAATGATGGTAAATACCTGATCAGTTTCGATCCGCTGGACGGTTCTTCCAATACCGACATTAACAGTCTGATTGGTACCATCTTCTCGGTGATGCATGCGCCCCAATGGATGGAGCCGGATGATCCTTCAGCCTTCCTGCAGCCCGGTACGCAGCAGGTTGCTGCAGGTTATGTGTTGTATGGTCCTTCTACCATGCTGGCCATGACCACAGGCCGTGGAACCCATTTATACACCCTGGATAAGACTCATGGCGGCTTCCTTTTGACCCGTGAACGGGTGCAGGTGCCCAGAGAAACTCAGGAGTTTGCCATTAATACCTCTAACCAACGTCACTGGGAGCCCTGCATGCAGAAGTATATGGCTGACCTGCTGGCCGGTGATCAGGGGCCCAGAGGCAAAAATTACAATATGCGCTGGGTGGCGGCAATGGTGGGCGATATTCACAGGGTGCTGTGCCGAGGCGGCATATTTGCTTATCCCTGGGACAACAGAGAACCTGAGAAAGCCGGAAAGTTACGCCTGATGTATGAAGCCAATCCCATGGCCTTTCTGATGGAGCAAGCCGGCGGCGGTGCCTCTACAGGAAAAATGCGTATTCTTGAAGTAATGCCCGAAGATATCCATCAAAGGGTGCCGGTTATTCTGGGCTCTGCAGATGAGGTGGAAGCCTGTCTGGAGTATTTCAAGGGCAACTAA
- a CDS encoding GAF domain-containing protein, with product MLSKSPISTSLLTKQQLLSVIDAQTEIIRKHLNPTQIMERMAELASDLTFASGGVVELAEGDEMVYMAATGLARNNIGLRLKANTSLSGLCIQKGQVLNCQDANTDNRVDAEACERVGLRSMLVVPLQTDGQLVGVLKVFSAKTNAFDDVDVQILQLIASVISAAIASGGAR from the coding sequence ATGCTAAGCAAATCGCCGATTTCTACCTCACTGTTAACTAAGCAGCAGCTTTTGTCTGTTATTGACGCCCAAACCGAAATTATCCGTAAGCATCTTAATCCCACACAGATTATGGAGCGCATGGCAGAACTGGCCTCAGACCTGACCTTTGCCAGTGGCGGCGTGGTGGAACTGGCTGAAGGGGATGAAATGGTCTATATGGCTGCCACGGGCTTGGCCAGAAACAATATCGGATTAAGACTCAAAGCCAATACCAGCCTGTCAGGCCTGTGTATTCAGAAAGGTCAGGTGTTGAATTGCCAGGACGCCAACACAGATAACAGAGTGGACGCCGAGGCCTGTGAAAGAGTCGGGCTCAGATCCATGCTGGTCGTTCCGCTACAGACTGACGGACAGCTGGTCGGTGTACTGAAAGTCTTTTCCGCAAAAACCAATGCTTTTGACGATGTAGATGTACAGATACTGCAACTCATTGCCAGTGTTATCAGCGCCGCTATCGCTTCCGGCGGCGCCAGATAG
- the ribA gene encoding GTP cyclohydrolase II, giving the protein MKHQDPLFDYISSARLPTRWGQFTIHGFVEKHSGQEHVALSYGQWQEDDVVPIRIHSECLTGDALFSTRCDCGAQLEKALQNIVEQGKGVLLYLRQEGRGIGLLNKIRAYHLQDKGMDTVEANEHLGFDADLRDYSICGYMLDCLKVSKVNLMTNNPRKIQALRDLGIEVVARTPIDHGITDDNRIYIRTKTQKLGHEFDPHLLK; this is encoded by the coding sequence ATGAAACACCAAGATCCGCTTTTTGATTACATCAGCTCTGCCCGCTTACCGACCCGCTGGGGTCAGTTTACTATCCATGGTTTTGTTGAGAAACATTCAGGACAGGAGCATGTGGCGCTGTCATACGGACAATGGCAGGAAGACGATGTGGTGCCCATACGTATTCACTCTGAGTGTCTGACCGGTGACGCCCTTTTCAGTACCCGTTGCGATTGTGGAGCTCAACTGGAAAAAGCGCTGCAGAATATTGTCGAGCAGGGCAAGGGGGTATTACTTTATTTACGCCAGGAAGGCAGGGGCATAGGACTGCTGAATAAAATCCGTGCTTATCATCTGCAAGACAAAGGCATGGATACGGTAGAGGCCAATGAACATCTGGGCTTTGACGCGGATCTGCGCGACTACAGTATTTGCGGCTATATGCTTGATTGTCTGAAAGTCAGCAAGGTTAATCTGATGACCAATAATCCCCGTAAAATTCAGGCCCTCAGAGATCTGGGGATTGAGGTGGTTGCCCGCACCCCGATAGATCACGGCATCACCGATGACAACAGGATATATATCCGCACCAAAACACAAAAATTAGGTCACGAGTTCGATCCCCATCTGCTAAAATAA